The nucleotide window AACGTTTACAGCATATGCGTATAGGCGCGCCCGCCAGCCAAAAAGGTTCTAAACCATTCCAGGATCAAACACATTGTCCACAAGTAAAATCGAATCAGAACTCGACTGAATCACAGCGTTGTAGACCAACTCCAAAGGCTGAGATCCCGATGTTGGTGGACTTGATCGGTGCCAACCTATTCCAGGAGGGAGCACTGCTCTTTGTTCCATCTTCTGTATCACCATAACTGTTGTAGGTGTGTCCTTTCTAGGATAAGCATTCATGTCTTTTTTTGCCCAAAATGTCTCCTAAATCTTTAGTTGATTTTTTTGGTCAAAAGATTTTTAATGGGTTCATGAGAAATAACTGGTTTTGAGCCTAACTATTTGAAGGAACTGGACTTGTGAGTTGTGGCATGAGATGGGCTTTGCTTCAATAATCCACCTGATTAAAAGTAAACGAATGTTAAACATCTCACAGAAAACTTGCCTCTGGATCGGTTATTTTCCCTGAAGGAACTGGAGTGGCGACACGAAAGACTCCCTGGCATCCTGCGATCGCAGCTGCCATAGCAATCGTAGTCAAGGAGATCTGCCTTGAAAAGCTTGAGGTTTTATGAAGCATTCTCTAACCGCTTCAGATGAGCAGTTTTCTTGTCACCTGAAACACGTACAGGTACGACACAGAGCAAAATAGTCAGCTCGATCTCGAGGCTGTCTCGGTAGTTTCCTGAACTGCAAGCTGTCTCCGACTCTCCGTAGTGCACATAAACAAAAATGAGCTGCTAAGTACTCAGACGATGGAGTTCTTTGTTACGTACTGAGGTCGCGGACGGTGCCGTGGACGGTGTAGCCGTGGGAGAGGAGGAGCTTGACGAGCCACGAGGCGATGTACCCGCCGGCGCCCGTCACGCACACCGTCTCCCCGCTCCCGGCGGCTTCCTCTGTGCGTCCGGTGGACATTGCTGTTCTGCACCTGTCTTGTCGTCCGCTGCTGGTCGTGTGAGGTGTGACTGTGACTATACGTGATGATGGATTACGATTCGAATCTATAGAaatttagtaaaaatataaaaaatggtTAAAGTCCATTCCTACCCAACATAAAAAAAGACAGGGTTAAAGCGCATACGGTTCCCGTCGCGTGTGAAGGTGAGTGCGCGACCTGTCGTCTAGGGAGGGGCGGTTTTACCATGCGGACAGACAGACGATGGCGGGAGAAAAATCCATGTGCATGTCGTTTTCAGATGACATCGGTGGTGATATCAACGGTTAAAAATGATTGTGTTTTGTTTCAAATCCATTTGCACCATTGTGGTCTCATCAAGTGAAGAATTGAGTGTTAACTTTGAGTGCTACCGTGTTTCTTAAGTAGAAACTTGAAGATCTGTTACTCTTAGCTTAGTGATTGTTGCCATCATCTAGATGGCCCGGTGGATTCCATTAGGGAAGCTATTGTAAGGAGGCTCTAGAAGTTGTACATGGTCTTGAAACCCACCATGACGGAGTAGCAAATAAATGGATATTCACTAGTGGATAGGAGTTTAATCGAGTATTTATAATTCAAGATGCTCCAACGTGGAGTAGAAGTTATGGCAACAACCCGACACTATGAATAAAAAAAATCGAAGGAGAGACCTCGACTTGTGCTATTGAGTACAAGGAGAGGAGGAAGTTTGGTACTAGCCCCTTGTCAAAAAGAAAATTTTAATTATAGTGTTAAGTCAAACCCCCATGTGCCTTCACCCCTCGTGCTTGGAGCTCCACCGCCGTCCCCTACTCGAAGGTCCACCATCATCCTCTTGCTCAGAGCTTCGTTGTTGCCCCCATGCTCGGAGCTCCTCCTTCGCCCCCTGCTCGGAGCTTCACCTACTGCCCCTAATCCGGTCACGAACCGGCCCAACACCACCGCGTTCCTACGTTGTTGCCCTATTCTGTCGTCTCCCGATGCTGCCCTCTTCCTCGGAGATCCGGTTGCTCGAGTATTCATGCCACAAATGTAGCCCACTGGGAGCTCCAACGCCACGGTTTGGTCCACTGCTTTTGTCATGTATGTGATAAGCGAACAGTTTTTTATCGAGGCGGTTAGACCAACTGCTTTTGTCAAATTTctaaataactaaaaacaaaTATTATAACAAAACAAATATTTAAGACTTGTGGGGatataaccccaggtacccacggcaaaggacatgggccgcaccattagggATGGTCCAGCCCACGACATGAAGACTAGCGACACACAGCACTAGTCGGCGTACAGCGCAAGGCatctagaagatatgatttattaGGACTTTTATTGATATTGTAATCTAAATAGAATACCTACCATTTAATTGActaggatacttttcttgtaaccctgtctctccagagtatataaggaggggcagtgGTCCTCTAGTCGGCATCCCCACATACCTCATCATAATATACAATCCACCACTAAAGATAtgggatgtagggtattacgtcaacttgacggcctgaacctgtttaAATCGTTATCTCTGCGTCTGTGTCACTATCTAGTTcgtattacgcgcacctccaccgattcatctactaccgtacgTGGGCATATCCcttggtagactaccgaccatatttcatcgaacGTGACGCGTCAAGTAAAAGGTGTGCGTATTGATTCTAGGACGAACCCGATGGGAAGATCGAAGAAGCCGTACAGGAAGATCGCTGATCATACCAACATTGTCTGCGATAACTCGGCATCCAGCGGCGACTTGCTTTCGGCCACGGGCTCCATGATTCCAGGCTACCTGCGACGGCAACCGATGTTCACGGAAGTAAAGCGGCGGACTCGAATGGACAACATCGATCTACACCCTATGAACTCGTTCCATCTACTAGCCGGCACCAGATATCCAGCTTGGCCCCACAGCTCGGCCTCCACGGCAGCCTGAAACGCCCAAAATGCGGCATCCGCATGGGAGTATTCCAGCAGATCCAATCAAGACCACGCGTCGACTGCATGCAGAGAAAGCCATCACCACGTCTACCTTGGACTGGAGCTTCACGACAAGCCAAGATGGTCAGATGCTTATTAATCTACAGTCATGCCATGAATGCAAGCCAATTACCAGAGCCATGCAAAGCTAATTGCATATGCTTACGTATATACATCTACATGCGAGGAAGGCCAACTACAGATTGCTACGGCATTGCTACTGCACTTGCATGTGCACTTGCACATATGGCATCAAGCATATATAGAAATAATTTCGTGACGTCAACATGTGAAAACATGCAAGCAAATCGCGGACAGCCTGCTCCGCCGGCATACAACGTGACGCACGCACACATCGAGCCATcgagccatcaagcgagccgTCCCAGCCACCAAGCGAGTCGTCAAACTGAGCAGCTAAGCGACCCGTCCGAGTCGTAAGCGAGCCctgccacgtcgcaatgatgatcaccGCAAAGAACAACACTATAACGTCCGTGACCTCCGCCATGACAATAGGCCAAAAAGTTCGAGGGCCGGGCAATTTCAtcgacgccgaccagataacgtcatTTGCCGCCAACCAGACGTTCTAAATAAAGATAAGCACCCTTCATATATGTCCATTTAATACTAAGTACTCTTCCTATATCTCTATTTAATACAATTTTCTCCTCGGTGTttctccaattattatttctcCGGTCATTTTTCATGTTTAATATCTTTAAGATACTCCATTTAATCTCCATGTTTAAACATCTTTAAATGCTCCATTCGTTCTCCATGCgtaatatctttaagatattctCTACCGACTCGCCGACCAGCCACGTCCCCATTCGTGTTATCCAGAAGCGGTCCTGTTCTCGATCTCATACCTACACTAGCACGGGTTCGAGCGCTCtttgttatgggtggtcagcaacGGCTCTTCGGCTATGCTAGTACTCAAACGGGTGCCAGCCACTCTACGCTATGTGGTATGAGTTAGTCGGGGCTGGTGATGCGATACAGGACCAACGGGAAGGAAATCattcatatttaaaatatgaacaaactccaaacaaacataatattttatttacaacTGCTCGACAAGATACACCATGAactacctgttctacatattTATTTTGTAGGGGCCTGGTTCAGTCAACGAGCTTATTTTTTACGCTTGGGGGCTGGATCAGTCGGGAAAGACAAGAGGATCATTGTCCGGGTGGTCGCACCACCTTGCAGTCGGACTTCGACGCCGACCAACTGGTCGGAACGTTAGGCTcttggacttcatcaccgaccagttggtcggactGCTCGACGCTTacctcgccgccgaccagttggtcagATTGTTCGTCGCTTCGGCTTTATCATCTGCTACGTTGAGGGgtcaccagctaagctggggactcctcggtgttcagattcttcgtgcaagagttGCCACCTAAGCTAGGGGCTTCCTTGGTGGTCGAATTTTGCtatgtctcattggtgtgctatcaagttgctccatgttgttcggatcagggtgctaatcttgggcagcacgtccggGGTCTTGATAAATACATGGCAGAtgacgttggcaagctttcattgaaattctttgaccctgctacaagatttattgttccatcttctagcaggctcggagaCTACAGTGTGTATACTGCACCTTGCGGTGCATGTACTAATTTCTCTTGTTAATGGTTTTCAGCTAAGCTAAGGACTGGCTGTGATCGGCTAGCATCTGGAGTCTTCTCTTTTTTTACCCTAGCACTACGTGAATCATTCACCTACCACCAGGCtcaggggactaagtggctacacttcacctggtgGTGCATGTAGTGCTTTTTTCCTGATTTATCCTCCtttttgactaagtcatggatgacaATCATCCGACCTCACaaactaagtggctacacttcttctGAGGGAAaggatttttaaattttatcttaagccccttacatccttttgGCGAGCCTTAGTTGGTTAAGTCTGAGGTCTgctaaccagttaaactggtcggtatTTATTTTCGTTGGTCAgctcaccagttaaactggtcggcatcCACTTTCACCACTCGGGtcgccagttaaactggtcggcttcatgTCAAACTGCTCGGATTTGTTCAAGACAGCTTTGCTCAAACGAATACAAggagctcggggactagctgtggggggtataaccccaagTACCCACGACAAAGGACATGTGCCGCACCATCAGGGACGGTCCAGCCCACGACATGAAGACTTGAGGCACACGGCACCGATCGACGTACACTGCAAGATatctagaagatatgatttattaTGACTCTTATTGACATTGTAATCTTAATAGAATACCCACCATATAACCGACTATGATACTtttttgtaaccctacccctcctgagtatataaggaggggcaagggtcctcTAGTCGGCATCTTCACATACCTCATCATaatatacaatccaccaaagacaaaggacataaggtattacgtcgacttgacggcctgaacctatctaaatcgttgtctccgcgcctatgtcaccatctagttcgtatcacgcgcacctccactgattcatctactaccgtaggCATACCACTcagtagactgctgaccatatttcgtcaacaAGACTCTAAACTACTTCAAATCAAAAGCTTATCAACTAAAAACATGTATATCGGGTTGGCCATTACAACTTTGATATTAAATGTGTGAACATTTAAGGTTATTTGGAGATtctaaatttgaattttaaaatctaaGAACATAAAAACACATATTTTGGACTTTAAACAACTTTAATAAAGAACTTGTCAACTATAAAGATATATATTGTAttaagaactacaactttggtatatatTATGACAACATCCGAGgttatttcaaaattcaaaattcaaaattttaaatttcataaTCTGAAAACTTAAAACGAACTTTTGGGCTCTAAatagtttcaaataaaaaactataaatttgtagatcacattgagatctacaatttttattataAAGTTTGTTTGTATCCAACTtgatatgaaaaatttgaagttgtTTTTGATACAATTATTTTTAGAAGTGGGCCTTGCGAACACCGTCTCTGTTAATCGAATTTTAGAGAAGGTTCTTAGAACGTTTACCTCTGTTGATCGATTAACACAGGCTATAAAACAGAGATGGTTGTTTGTGTGACACCCGCCTAACCATTTTCTGATTTTATTTAGATCAAGGAATACACAATATTTCGGCCTCCAGCATTCACAAGTGAATGAGTACTGTATAGCGGTTTAACAAACACACTGCACAGATGTAGCATTTACACCACCTCACCATACATTGCTACAAAAGTTCAAAGAGACTATTCAACGAAAAGAATTAAGCTTCCATTTGGTTCCCATTTCTCCATTCAAACTTGTTGAAAAACAAACAAACACCATTTTAGATACGGCTCCTAGAACTATCAAACTCTGTTAAACAGAGAGTTTGTCTACTAAAATCTTTTTTAGTGGTGAATGAGAAGTCTCAGATCAGCACGCAATGATAATCGAGACTGGTCCCCGAGATACATTATTAACTTCGTACTATACACAGTCAGCACTGTCCTTGCCATGTGATAAACCTGCTCAGAACTTGGTTCTCGCGCTAGCTATCGTCTACTATCGATATACGACGAGCAGCTTAGCAGTGGCGGTGACTCGGAGGAGGCGTCAACGCCATGGCTGGAGGAGGTGCAACGGTGTGCGTGACCGGAGCCGGCGGGTTCATCGCCTCGTGGCTTGTGAAGCTCCTGCTCTCCCGCGGCTACACCGTGCACGGCACCGTCCGCGACCTCAGTGCGCAATCTGGCATTATACCCTTCCTTTCTGTTGGATTGGTTTCTTTCGCTTGTATTCAGGACTGGCATTTCAGGTGACGAGAAGACAAGCCATCTGAAGCACCTCGAGAATGCTGCCGGAAACCTCAGGATTTTCAAGGCTGATCTGCTGGACTACGACGCGACGGCAGTTGCGGTCGTCGGGTGCCAGGGAGTTTTCCATGTCGCCACTCCAGTGCCTTCAGAGAACCTGACTGACCCAGAGGCAAGTCCTGTTTTCCACTGTCCTCAAATCTGATGTCCTTTTTTAATTCAGAAACAGGCATCTAACCGTTTCTGattaaaaaaatggcttcacAAATTCTGTGCATAAACAACGTGCAGCTACAAATGTTGGGTCCTGCTGTCACTGGCACAACAAATGTGCTCAAGGCTGCCTCTGCCGCGAATGTCCGGCGAGCGGTGGTTGTGTCATCCATAGTTGCCGTTGAGATCAGCCCGAAAGATTGGCCTGAAGGTAAGATCCGAGATGAGAGCTGCTGGTCAGACAAAGAATTCTGCAGGAGCATTGAGGTAACCTGTACTGCTAACTTCTGCATTAGAGTACGCACAGCCAAgatctgtttttttttatttggacAAATTGCAAGATCTGCTTAGTCGATTTGCTGCCATGTGTACTCCAGAGCTGGTACCCGGTCGCCAAGATCATCTCAGAAGAGGCGGCGCTCGCATACGGGCGGCAAACTGGGCTCGACGTGGTGACTATCAATCCAGGGTTGGTGTTCGGCCCCCTGCTGCAGCCGACGGTTAACACAAGCACCCAGTTCCTCATCTACTTCCTCAAAGGTTGACACGACACTCACCAAGGCGTCGCTTTCTATTTGTCTCCAGATCCATTCAGAGCTCACAGTCGATTTGAATTTGACACGAGCACCACCTTATTATAAATCTTTTGAGCGGCGATGCAGGAGGAACCGACCTGGTGAGGAACAAGCTCTGGCACATCGTCGATGTCCGTGACCTCGCCGACGCGCTGCTGCTGCTCTACGAGGTGCCTGAAGCAGCCGGCAGGCACATCTGCGCGCCTCATGTTATCAGCGCTCGCGACCTGCTGGACTTGCTGAAGAGCATGTACCCTGAGTACCCTTTCATTACCAAGTAAAAGTCTCGCTTATTATTAAAAAAATACGAAAAATGCTACTCTTCCATTTTGTTAAACATTGAATCTGGTGCCCAATTGGTTGGCAGGGAGGGCATATGTGATAGAGATCACCCAGCACCAATGACTTCTGACAAGCTAAAGAAGATCGGGTGGAGCTGCCGGCCGATTGAATCTGGTGCCCAATTGGTTGGCAGGGAGGGCATATGTGATAGAGATCACCCAGCACCAATGACTTCTGACAAGCTAAAGAAGATCGGGTGGAGCTGCCGGCCGCTGGAGGAGACGATCCTGGACACAGTCGAGTGCTGCCAGCGGGCTGGGTTTCTTGACGATGTGGCTGGGGAGACTCCCTGTCGTCTCCCTCCTATTTTCAACAAAATTTAGCCTCGGCAAAAGTATGGATTGTGATTATTGCCTATGCTTTTGCTTATCTTATTGTGGACAAGCATCAGCTTTTAAATAAACTTCATTGCATGCTGTTGTATTCGGTGCTGCTGCTATGTGTGTATTGAAGTTCATTCGAACTTGTCAGACTTTATACGTGTTCAATTTCCACGTAAAATGCATGAAACACCCTTAGTATGTATGAGGTTGTTCCGATTCTTGTCCCAATTTTGTTTCTTATTTCTTATGAAAAGCATGGAAACCTTTTGGATCTTGGGACAACTATTTCTTTGTAAGTTTTTGTTTCTCTTGTGGTCATGTACCAGCTTAGGTTTTAACTCTGTCGTCGTAATTTGGTGATGCTATTGTGTGTCTCTGATTGCATTGATTGGATTGGCTGTATGAATTAAGTTCTGTGGTCCTAAGCTGCTCCAACAGCCTCGCCCCCACCCCACACCACCGCACGGTGGCTTTGGCGGTGCCCAAAACCCTAGCATTCGTCACCTCTTCGCTCTCCCTCTCTGTCTCCCTATGTCAGGAGGAGCGCACTCAGATCCATGGAGAGGTAGCATTCAGCCATGGCGACGCCACAAGAGACATCTGTGGTAGGGCGCGTCATTTGGTGTCACTCACCAATGTCAACGCGTGTCCAACCTTCATGAGCTTGGCCAGTGGTTCAATAAGTGCCCACGACACCTCGTCTCTTGACTTGGTCTATCCCTGATCTTGACTCTGGtcaacgtcgtcttcatcaccCATGTACTCTTACTCTTCTATGTGTCCAATGTGAGCCGCCTATGGTCCCTCCTCGGCCTTTTGGTCATTTGGTACAAGCCTTcttgtccgtccttcaccgcttctTAATCAATTACACATGAACTACTctcttgatcttcttcattgtTTGTCAACCACCAACATGCACCCAACACCTACACATTCACAAGCTAACAGGCATGTTACACAACACACTCATTGACCCACCAATCAGTAAACAAAGCCAATTAGTTAGGGAGCTGGGGTGCTGAGCCTAAGCTTCGGTGCCCCCAAGGGCCTGGTACTAGATAAATCCAGTGGCCTTCAAAACCCTCCAGAGCAACCACTCTCTTGAACATAATTTCAAATGCAGTGACTCCAATTGAGTCCCaaggtgtaacaccccaggtgtttgccaccaattaagcaatgggtttgagctcaaacatggcatattaagtgatgatgaagatgccaaggtccaacctatagaaatgagcctcaacctaaacttggatattgcacccttgctttacatataggcccttttcaagatatatgcttggctggtgttattggaatatcttcatgtgtctcacatcaatacccatctatattgatctatggaaaagtttcatgaagtttggaatcaaaaagtcacatgaaatgataagttatatctttgttggaatgattttactaagtgcttgaattgcactattaagtgaatgagagcatgagatgtcaaccaaaccttgcaaccttgccaaaatgactctagatgaattctacaacaaaagtcatgaaaggttcatgttgggcaaatgccaagaaaacgctccaatggatcaaaaaggataatttaagcttcatcgtgatcctactttggtcaaagtagaacagtaggttctataccagttttgaggttggaccttaaatgaaagttgtagtccatatcatgtagaacaaactttgtttttgtaccaagagctagatcaacttggaaataagtcaaacagaggctcgaagttggaacctgctgctgatttcagcactttgaaatattctaagtctagaaattcatcgacatcggcattgacgtctcgcgttctccaaatttcgttaagtaacttgacttgaccccaaaatggaagttggagctaagttcatggagaagggcatgtaaaaagatggcaccagtttgacctcattttcaccatcaatttgaaCGTTTACTTGTCGCTGTCAATACGCTAACACTAGCAGTTTGGGGCTTAATTAACCACTGATCCTCTATCCTAATGACTAGGCACCCTTAACGAGTTTGGTAGACCATTAGGAGGGCAACAACTTTGGTACAGGCCCACGGATCCAAAACTACCGGGAATATGCTGAAAAACGCGTCTAAACTCGGGCTCCATCGCGCGCGCTAGGTGTTCGATGGCGGGCCCCATAGGGGACACGCGGATGCCATGCTCGCTGCCGCTGCTCCATGCATCGTGGACGCCCTGCGCCCTGCTGCCGATGAGGAGGGGCACCAGCACGCCCTCTCCACTCCCTACTCGCTCCCTCTCGCgctctcctcgctcccgtgcaggcgccgccgccatggccagtcGTGCCAGCTCCATGGCCGCCGTTGTTCCTTCATCTCCAGCCTCCCTCCGCCCAAATAGACCGCAGCACCACCTCCCTCACGTCGCGCCGCAACTCCCGCACCCCTCGCCTGAAGCCACTCGTCGCCGTCGCGCCCCACAGCGTCACCGCCGTCAGTCTACGCGCAGCCGAGCCGCATGCACACGTGGCCATCCCTCCACACTCCTcctcgggccgagccgagggcaccatcgggtgcgcacGGGACCGTACTTGCTCCCCGCCACTCGTCGCCATCGACTGCCGCCTCTCCGGCCGGATTCGGCGAAGTCCAGTGCCTCCTCTGCTCCCAGACCCCGTCAAGGACCTCGTGCAACAATTCGACAAAAGGGAAGGTTCTTTCTACGAagttgtgactcatgtgaatagtgctcaAGAGGACCTCTTCGCTGATGTTTGAATTATATTTTCcgtagggaccccgatgcaagtttacattccttttcttttgatttttacagatttgaatgatgaacttgGAAAAttcgtattaattagtagaaaaatcataaaataacaaatgaggactttttggaatccttgtgaaattgtctatgcattagatctataatgtggcatgttttagtttaaatattgtgctgtaaaaatagatctatgcagctaggttcttgatacttgccatgtcttgtctttttcataattgcagtttttatgctcaaataaatgtgaaatttttgtggagcgCTACGAAGGTGAtttttgttgtctggtaaaaatttcaggagtttaggatttatagtttaagagttataaaaataacaaatgccttgTATTGCTTTGCctctactctgaacagttctgcatgtttgaattaattggctcagttaagttatgaatcatgacttgtgaaaatacatgagttgtggtacttttcttaagttttccaaaaagttaaatatcatgatttttggctaagtagatcttgagttatacttgcttaaatctctgtggctgtttctgcccaaaaccagagagggtttccttgttcttattgtggggccttcttagtagtagaattagctttaggtgtttacaacaaagttgtttagaatttgctaagagttctaaaaagtctagaaccacatttattggacatgtataactccatttatagctattTAAAATGGCATgccagtttctgtctatgttttggacagaggtgcaattattggaataattgacccttctaactataaaatcatcttaatatgagaataacaaagttgtagataattcatgtatctagcttctgttaaaatttggtggtatttggccttgtggtttgtgagttatgtctgtttaaagttgggtttcagaaatgactgctttctgtcaattgtggatcagtttctgtaaatgggtatatttgacttagttaacttgagaataatgataagatgattaaagatgaattgtagaaaattccataataTTTTCAGAttatcttcttgcaagtcatttggatttgtgtaactccagttatagctaaatcttgtagctgctgtttgcatgttcagaaattgacagattccaattatagttgtttgcttgtatattgctaagtgtggctcatatctttgatgatggttgagttagagtacctgaaatCTTGGGAAACtggtgtcatgcttggtgttgtcatcttctttgctatcgtggcatgataaattgtgcgatatttaaagtaagcaatgcgaagtgcttgtgcatgttaacgtaaccttgtgcttgtcttacttactgcatgcgatgcattgtctattgcacttccatgtattcatacacatgcatctcgcatctcatttaggtacgctagatgaaccatgtgaaggatgtgatgtggagtcaaacccgaagacggtgtttggtggatctatcctgaagatggaaggactaagcaagtgctaggaccggagatgtcaccaagtcggtgcaagctaactgaactgacttatgtcggatcccaggcaagcctcggagcattctaagtctcccagtaaattacaaaatattactcaaagttcttatgattgatgcattaggttataagagttgattggaaccacttgatgcatataaattccttgtccagatatatacaccgttaaccctgtgtaggtccaggatcgaatatatgcttagccatgcttagaccggtagaagtcgggtgatttcctgtcacctgcgagatataggtggataccgaagcacggttggctatatttgctatcgtggaaaagaaccatggggtaaaagtaaatcgaggccgggcggagtctatgtgtaggttgactcatgtgattccatctgtgtcgattaaggaccataccgttgttggcgcttctgacaagattgaacgcatgcctatcacttagctggaaggataactcgttccgaccacgaagccaagtagctcaactcaggccgggacctgttctgttgtgcgctccttgcgggggggtgatcagactgagcccaagggcaggctaggcctgaacgtcctggc belongs to Miscanthus floridulus cultivar M001 chromosome 4, ASM1932011v1, whole genome shotgun sequence and includes:
- the LOC136552039 gene encoding cinnamoyl-CoA reductase 1-like isoform X1, encoding MAGGGATVCVTGAGGFIASWLVKLLLSRGYTVHGTVRDLSDEKTSHLKHLENAAGNLRIFKADLLDYDATAVAVVGCQGVFHVATPVPSENLTDPELQMLGPAVTGTTNVLKAASAANVRRAVVVSSIVAVEISPKDWPEGKIRDESCWSDKEFCRSIESWYPVAKIISEEAALAYGRQTGLDVVTINPGLVFGPLLQPTVNTSTQFLIYFLKGGTDLVRNKLWHIVDVRDLADALLLLYEVPEAAGRHICAPHVISARDLLDLLKSMYPEYPFITKEGICDRDHPAPMTSDKLKKIGWSCRPIESGAQLVGREGICDRDHPAPMTSDKLKKIGWSCRPLEETILDTVECCQRAGFLDDVAGETPCRLPPIFNKI
- the LOC136552039 gene encoding cinnamoyl-CoA reductase 1-like isoform X2; the encoded protein is MAGGGATVCVTGAGGFIASWLVKLLLSRGYTVHGTVRDLSDEKTSHLKHLENAAGNLRIFKADLLDYDATAVAVVGCQGVFHVATPVPSENLTDPELQMLGPAVTGTTNVLKAASAANVRRAVVVSSIVAVEISPKDWPEGKIRDESCWSDKEFCRSIESWYPVAKIISEEAALAYGRQTGLDVVTINPGLVFGPLLQPTVNTSTQFLIYFLKGGTDLVRNKLWHIVDVRDLADALLLLYEVPEAAGRHICAPHVISARDLLDLLKSMYPEYPFITKEGICDRDHPAPMTSDKLKKIGWSCRPLEETILDTVECCQRAGFLDDVAGETPCRLPPIFNKI